A genomic window from Lotus japonicus ecotype B-129 chromosome 1, LjGifu_v1.2 includes:
- the LOC130730882 gene encoding auxin response factor 23-like isoform X1 translates to MRRKRDQYSELEAAATEGLGRRHRCVKDDLCAELWYACAGPVYVPRAGEKVFYYPQGHLEQVAAFTQHQQDGHMEIPVYDLPSKILCRVICVHLKAEDYTDEVFAQVTLLPELMQDELNSEDGGTCHIPCRTKTHSFSKILTPSDTSTHGGFSIPKRLADECFRPLDMTHQPPTQELVAKDLHGFEWHFRHIFRGQPKRHLITSGWSTFVNSKKLVAGDSCIFVSGDNGEIRIGFRRAMKQHSYASTSSSLISGHSMQLGILASASHAIATGSLFTVYYHPWTYPFEFITPVKNYMKSTETDYAIGTRVQMVFEAKECARRNAGAIIGNEDIDNIKWPGSEWRCLKVKWDAMPILDTYRHPERVCPWWIEPLDSIKKKRAPMLSLANKRCVLNLPQNSVKSASQRVDRDLQGQDYNGVHSLQPLQSPPSTDLLLSLKITNFRTEKPNQLPFLMQEPLHQSLGSSMSFPHEDISTSCSNVNSTGSESQGWPSSESKDENDVPFSLPGSCGKYKLFGVSLLDRQPELPSQQFAIFSKISSPPMCVTSRKTWKKCRSVNSRSCTKVLKLGTALGRAVDLTCFPGYDELISELDQMFDFGGSLINGSSGWHVTCIDDDGDMMLLGDYPWQDFQSMVQKMIICPRDGMKNFNPSSSAEPTSL, encoded by the exons ATGAGGAGGAAGAGAGATCAGTACTCGGAGTTGGAAGCTGCAGCCACGGAGGGACTTGGCCGTCGTCACCGAT GCGTGAAAGATGATTTGTGTGCTGAACTGTGGTATGCATGTGCCGGGCCTGTGTATGTTCCTCGCGCTGGGGAGAAGGTTTTCTACTACCCACAGGGTCACTTGGAGCAG GTTGCTGCATTTACTCAACATCAGCAAGATGGCCACATGGAAATTCCTGTATATGATTTGCCTTCTAAGATCTTATGCAGAGTTATCTGCGTTCATTTAAAG GCTGAAGATTACACAGATGAGGTTTTTGCTCAAGTGACATTACTTCCAGAGCTCATG CAAGATGAACTTAATTCAGAGGACGGAGGCACTTGTCACATACCTTGTAGAACCAAAACCCACTCTTTTAGCAAGATACTCACTCCATCAGACACCAGCACACATGGTGGATTCTCAATTCCCAAACGACTGGCAGATGAATGCTTCCGTCCTCTG GACATGACTCATCAGCCACCAACACAAGAGCTGGTTGCTAAGGACTTGCATGGGTTTGAATGGCATTTTCGGCACATATTTAGAG GCCAGCCAAAACGACACTTGATTACTAGCGGTTGGAGCACATTTGTCAATTCAAAGAAACTTGTTGCTGGAGACTCATGCATTTTTGTTAG TGGGGACAATGGAGAAATTCGTATAGGGTTTCGTCGAGCTATGAAGCAACACAGCTATGCATCCACATCTTCATCTCTGATATCAGGTCATAGCATGCAACTTGGAATATTGGCTAGTGCTTCCCATGCTATTGCTACAGGATCCTTGTTCACTGTCTATTACCATCCATG GACATATCCCTTTGAATTTATTACTCCAGTGAAAAACTACATGAAGTCAACTGAAACCGACTATGCAATTGGAACAAGAGTACAAATGGTGTTTGAAGCTAAAGAATGTGCAagaag AAATGCAGGTGCGATAATTGGGAATGAAGATATCGATAACATTAAGTGGCCTGGTTCAGAATGGAGATGTCTGAAG GTGAAATGGGATGCCATGCCCATACTAGATACATATAGGCATCCTGAAAGGGTTTGTCCATGGTGGATTGAGCCCTTGGACTCCATCAAGAAGAAGCGCGCGCCAATGCTCTCCCTGGCAAACAAGAGATGTGTACTTAACCTGCCTCAGAATTCAGTCAAGTCTGCATCTCAGAGAGTGGATAGGGACTTACAAGGTCAAGATTACAATGGCGTACATTCTCTACAGCCTTTGCAAAGTCCACCATCAACAGATTTGCTCCTCTCATTGAAGATCACCAACTTCAGGACGGAGAAACCTAATCAGCTTCCCTTTCTCATGCAAGAACCTCTGCATCAATCTCTTGGAAGCTCGATGTCATTTCCACATGAAGACATATCAACTTCATGCTCAAATGTGAATTCCACAGGTTCTGAATCCCAGGGATGGCCATCTTCCGAGTCTAAAGATGAAAATGATGTTCCTTTCAGCCTACCTGGAAGCTGTGGTAAATACAAGCTTTTTGGGGTTAGCTTACTTGATAGGCAACCGGAGCTCCCTTCACAACAATTTGCTATTTTTAGCAAAATTTCTAGTCCTCCAATGTGTGTTACCTCAAGGAAAACATGGAAGAAGTGTCGCTCTGTTAACAGTAGGAGTTGCACAAAG GTGCTTAAGCTGGGAACTGCTCTTGGAAGAGCGGTTGACCTCACATGTTTTCCTGGATATGATGAACTCATTTCTGAACTTGACCAGATGTTTGATTTCGGTGGAAGCTTAATCAATGGAAGCAGTGGGTGGCATGTGACCTGCATAGATGATGATGGAGATATGATGCTACTAGGGGATTACCCTTGGCA GGATTTCCAGTCCATGGTGCAAAAGATGATCATATGTCCCAGGGATGGGATGAAGAATTTCAATCCAAGCTCCTCAGCAGAACCTACAAGCCTTTAA
- the LOC130730882 gene encoding auxin response factor 4-like isoform X2 has product MSLNWEVAAFTQHQQDGHMEIPVYDLPSKILCRVICVHLKAEDYTDEVFAQVTLLPELMQDELNSEDGGTCHIPCRTKTHSFSKILTPSDTSTHGGFSIPKRLADECFRPLDMTHQPPTQELVAKDLHGFEWHFRHIFRGQPKRHLITSGWSTFVNSKKLVAGDSCIFVSGDNGEIRIGFRRAMKQHSYASTSSSLISGHSMQLGILASASHAIATGSLFTVYYHPWTYPFEFITPVKNYMKSTETDYAIGTRVQMVFEAKECARRNAGAIIGNEDIDNIKWPGSEWRCLKVKWDAMPILDTYRHPERVCPWWIEPLDSIKKKRAPMLSLANKRCVLNLPQNSVKSASQRVDRDLQGQDYNGVHSLQPLQSPPSTDLLLSLKITNFRTEKPNQLPFLMQEPLHQSLGSSMSFPHEDISTSCSNVNSTGSESQGWPSSESKDENDVPFSLPGSCGKYKLFGVSLLDRQPELPSQQFAIFSKISSPPMCVTSRKTWKKCRSVNSRSCTKVLKLGTALGRAVDLTCFPGYDELISELDQMFDFGGSLINGSSGWHVTCIDDDGDMMLLGDYPWQDFQSMVQKMIICPRDGMKNFNPSSSAEPTSL; this is encoded by the exons ATGTCGCTCAACTGGGAG GTTGCTGCATTTACTCAACATCAGCAAGATGGCCACATGGAAATTCCTGTATATGATTTGCCTTCTAAGATCTTATGCAGAGTTATCTGCGTTCATTTAAAG GCTGAAGATTACACAGATGAGGTTTTTGCTCAAGTGACATTACTTCCAGAGCTCATG CAAGATGAACTTAATTCAGAGGACGGAGGCACTTGTCACATACCTTGTAGAACCAAAACCCACTCTTTTAGCAAGATACTCACTCCATCAGACACCAGCACACATGGTGGATTCTCAATTCCCAAACGACTGGCAGATGAATGCTTCCGTCCTCTG GACATGACTCATCAGCCACCAACACAAGAGCTGGTTGCTAAGGACTTGCATGGGTTTGAATGGCATTTTCGGCACATATTTAGAG GCCAGCCAAAACGACACTTGATTACTAGCGGTTGGAGCACATTTGTCAATTCAAAGAAACTTGTTGCTGGAGACTCATGCATTTTTGTTAG TGGGGACAATGGAGAAATTCGTATAGGGTTTCGTCGAGCTATGAAGCAACACAGCTATGCATCCACATCTTCATCTCTGATATCAGGTCATAGCATGCAACTTGGAATATTGGCTAGTGCTTCCCATGCTATTGCTACAGGATCCTTGTTCACTGTCTATTACCATCCATG GACATATCCCTTTGAATTTATTACTCCAGTGAAAAACTACATGAAGTCAACTGAAACCGACTATGCAATTGGAACAAGAGTACAAATGGTGTTTGAAGCTAAAGAATGTGCAagaag AAATGCAGGTGCGATAATTGGGAATGAAGATATCGATAACATTAAGTGGCCTGGTTCAGAATGGAGATGTCTGAAG GTGAAATGGGATGCCATGCCCATACTAGATACATATAGGCATCCTGAAAGGGTTTGTCCATGGTGGATTGAGCCCTTGGACTCCATCAAGAAGAAGCGCGCGCCAATGCTCTCCCTGGCAAACAAGAGATGTGTACTTAACCTGCCTCAGAATTCAGTCAAGTCTGCATCTCAGAGAGTGGATAGGGACTTACAAGGTCAAGATTACAATGGCGTACATTCTCTACAGCCTTTGCAAAGTCCACCATCAACAGATTTGCTCCTCTCATTGAAGATCACCAACTTCAGGACGGAGAAACCTAATCAGCTTCCCTTTCTCATGCAAGAACCTCTGCATCAATCTCTTGGAAGCTCGATGTCATTTCCACATGAAGACATATCAACTTCATGCTCAAATGTGAATTCCACAGGTTCTGAATCCCAGGGATGGCCATCTTCCGAGTCTAAAGATGAAAATGATGTTCCTTTCAGCCTACCTGGAAGCTGTGGTAAATACAAGCTTTTTGGGGTTAGCTTACTTGATAGGCAACCGGAGCTCCCTTCACAACAATTTGCTATTTTTAGCAAAATTTCTAGTCCTCCAATGTGTGTTACCTCAAGGAAAACATGGAAGAAGTGTCGCTCTGTTAACAGTAGGAGTTGCACAAAG GTGCTTAAGCTGGGAACTGCTCTTGGAAGAGCGGTTGACCTCACATGTTTTCCTGGATATGATGAACTCATTTCTGAACTTGACCAGATGTTTGATTTCGGTGGAAGCTTAATCAATGGAAGCAGTGGGTGGCATGTGACCTGCATAGATGATGATGGAGATATGATGCTACTAGGGGATTACCCTTGGCA GGATTTCCAGTCCATGGTGCAAAAGATGATCATATGTCCCAGGGATGGGATGAAGAATTTCAATCCAAGCTCCTCAGCAGAACCTACAAGCCTTTAA